Proteins encoded together in one Lathyrus oleraceus cultivar Zhongwan6 chromosome 5, CAAS_Psat_ZW6_1.0, whole genome shotgun sequence window:
- the LOC127086000 gene encoding probable cellulose synthase A catalytic subunit 3 [UDP-forming], translating into METNLGLVAGSHNNNEFIIIRQDGDFGRREVEENNGETCELCGEDIDVNEDGETFVACNECAFPVCRSCYEYERREGHQVCPQCKTRFKRLKGCARVEGDEEEDDIDDLENEFDFDGQNEEQDIQIPLSPQGEELCEENNNAIVPLSSTKLKKEKTLLQARPMDPSKDLAAYGYGSIAWKERMEKWKQRQNKIGNMRKENNDPQESDKIIDDDNEFPLMDESRQPLSRKLSIPSSQINPYRMIIILRLIVLGFFFHYRIMHPVENAYALWLVSVICEIWFTLSWILDQFSKWFPVIRVTYLDRLSLRYEKEGEPSQLSSIDIFVTTIDPLKESPLVTANTVLSILALDYPAQKVSCYVSDDDASMLTFEALSETCEFARKWIPFCKKFNIEPRAPEWYFAEKINYLKDKVHSSFVKERRAMKREYEEFRVRINCLVAKAKKVPEEGWTMQDGTSWPGNNIHDHPGMIQVFLGENGGCDIDGNELPRLVYVSREKKHNFNHQKKAGALNALVRVSAVLSNAPFVLNLDYNHIINNSKAIREAMCFMMEPLLGKSVCFVQFSQRFDAMEISDQLANQTNTFVDINMKGLDGIQGPTYVGTGCVFRRQALYGFDAPKKKKSPNKTCNCWLKCCCFGFCCMEKRKKKKGKKSKFEMMESSHIQVHSESSIVMSAIGNEDVFPSISNQKFVKKFGQSPIFIASTQLVDGEKLNHGKLASQVTEAIHVISCGYEEKTEWGKEVGWIYGSVTEDILTGFKMHCHGWRSIYCIPERPAFKVSSPTNLSNGLQQVFQWALGSIDIFMSKHCPIWYGYKGGLKFLERISYINAIVYPWTSIPLVAYCTLPAVCLLTGKFIIPELNNTAGMWFIALFFCIFTTSVLEMRWSGVTIDEWWRNEQFWVIGGVSANLYAVFIGLFKLITGVNSNFISTSKSTTRDDEDKQHHDKMMFGLNWTTLLIIPTTLLILNMIAMVAGLSHAINNGFVAWGPLFGKLLFSFWVIVHLYPFLKGMIGRNNRTPTIVLVWSILLASFFSVLWVKIDPFLPKSNGPILEECGLDCN; encoded by the exons ATGGAAACAAATTTAGGGCTAGTTGCAGGCTCTCACAACAACAATGAATTCATTATCATACGTCAAGATGGAGATTTTGGA AGGAGAGAGGTGGAAGAGAACAATGGTGAAACATGTGAACTATGTGGAGAAGATATTGATGTTAATGAAGATGGTGAGACTTTTGTGGCTTGCAATGAGTGTGCTTTTCCTGTTTGTAGAAGTTGTTATGAGTATGAACGTAGGGAGGGACACCAAGTTTGTCCTCAATGCAAAACCAGATTTAAGCGTCTCAAAG GGTGTGCTAGAGTTGAAggggatgaagaagaagatgacaTTGATGATTTGGAGAATGAGTTTGATTTTGATGGACAAAATGAAGAACAAGATATTCAAATCCCCTTGTCTCCTCAA GGTGAGGAACTTTGTGAAGAGAACAATAATGCTATAGTTCCTTTAAGTTCAACAAAACTGAAAAAAGAGAAAACTTTATTGCAAGCAAGACCAATGGATCCTTCCAAGGACCTAGCTGCTTATGGCTATGGAAGTATTGCTTGGAAGGAAAGGATGGAGAAATGGAAGCAAAGACAGAACAAAATTGGTAATATGAGAAAAGAAAATAATGATCCTCAAGAATCAGATAAGATTATAGATGATGACAATGAATTTCCTTT AATGGATGAATCAAGACAACCATTATCAAGAAAATTGTCAATTCCATCAAGTCAAATAAATCCTTATCGTATGATCATAATATTAAGATTAATTGTTCTTGGATTCTTCTTTCACTATAGAATCATGCATCCAGTAGAAAATGCTTATGCTTTGTGGCTTGTGTCAGTAATATGTGAAATTTGGTTCACTCTTTCATGGATTCTTGATCAATTCTCAAAGTGGTTTCCTGTCATCAGAGTAACCTATCTTGACAGACTTTCATTAAG GTATGAAAAGGAAGGTGAACCGTCACAACTTTCTTCAATTGATATATTTGTGACAACAATTGATCCATTAAAAGAGTCTCCTCTAGTGACAGCAAACACGGTTCTATCAATTCTAGCTTTAGATTATCCTGCTCAAAAGGTGTCATGTTATGTTTCTGATGATGATGCATCAATGTTAACATTTGAAGCTTTATCTGAAACTTGTGAATTTGCAAGAAAATGGATTCCTTTTTGTAAGAAATTCAACATTGAACCTAGGGCTCCAGAATGGTATTTTGCTGAGAAAATAAATTATCTTAAGGATAAGGTTCATTCATCGTTTGTCAAAGAAAGAAGAGCAATGAAG AGAGAATATGAAGAGTTTAGAGTTAGAATAAATTGTCTAGTTGCAAAGGCTAAGAAGGTTCCAGAAGAAGGATGGACAATGCAAGATGGAACATCATGGCCAGGAAACAATATTCATGATCATCCAGGAATGATACAA GTTTTTCTAGGTGAAAATGGAGGATGTGACATAGATGGAAACGAATTACCGCGTTTGGTATATGTTTCAAGAGAAAAGAAACATAATTTCAATCACCAGAAAAAAGCAGGCGCGCTAAACGCATTG GTTAGAGTATCTGCTGTGCTTTCCAATGCACCATTTGTGTTAAACTTAGATTATAATCATATTATCAACAACAGCAAAGCTATAAGAGAAGCAATGTGTTTCATGATGGAACCATTGTTAGGAAAAAGTGTATGTTTTGTTCAATTCTCCCAAAGGTTTGATGCTATGGAGATTAGTGACCAACTTGCCAACCAAACAAACACATTTGTTGAT ATAAACATGAAGGGTTTGGATGGAATTCAAGGACCTACTTATGTTGGGACAGGATGTGTGTTTAGAAGACAAGCACTTTATGGTTTTGATGCTCCAAAGAAGAAGAAGTCACCAAACAAGACATGTAATTGTTGGTTAAAGTGTTGTTGTTTTGGATTTTGTTGCATGGaaaagaggaagaagaaaaagggaaaaaaatCTAAATTTGAGATGATGGAAAGTAGCCATATACAAGTACATTCTGAATCATCTATTGTTATGAGTGCTATAG GAAATGAAGATGTCTTTCCTTCAATCTCAAATCAAAAGTTTGTCAAGAAATTTGGACAATCTCCCATTTTCATTGCATCTACTCAATTGGTTGATGGTGAGAAACTAAATCATGGCAAGCTTGCTTCTCAAGTTACAGAAGCCATACATGTCATTAGTTGTGGCTATGAAGAAAAAACCGAATGGGGTAAAGAG GTTGGATGGATCTACGGTTCGGTTACGGAAGATATCCTAACAGGTTTCAAAATGCATTGTCATGGATGGAGATCAATATATTGTATCCCTGAAAGACCTGCATTTAAAGTATCTTCACCAACAAATCTTTCTAATGGTCTACAACAAGTTTTTCAATGGGCTCTTGGATCCATTGACATATTCATGAGCAAACATTGTCCTATTTGGTATGGATATAAAGGAGGATTGAAGTTCTTAGAGAGAATTTCTTACATCAATGCTATTGTATATCCATGGACATCAATACCTTTGGTTGCATATTGTACTCTTCCTGCTGTTTGCTTGCTTACCGGAAAATTCATCATTCCTGAG CTTAATAATACAGCTGGCATGTGGTTTATTGCACTTTTCTTTTGCATTTTCACAACAAGTGTTTTAGAAATGAGGTGGAGTGGAGTTACAATAGATGAATGGTGGAGAAATGAACAATTTTGGGTAATAGGGGGTGTATCAGCAAATCTATATGCTGTATTTATAGGACTATTCAAACTCATAACAGGTGTGAATAGCAATTTCATTTCAACATCAAAATCAACCACAAGAGATGATGAAGACAAACAACATCATGATAAGATGATGTTTGGTTTGAATTGGACAACATTATTAATCATACCAACAACATTGCTTATACTCAACATGATTGCTATGGTTGCTGGATTATCACATGCAATTAACAACGGTTTTGTCGCATGGGGTCCATTGTTCGGGAAACTATTGTTTTCATTTTGGGTGATTGTTCATTTGTATCCATTTCTTAAGGGCATGATCGGAAGGAATAATAGGACTCCTACTATTGTTCTTGTTTGGTCAATCTTGCTTGCAAGTTTTTTTTCGGTTTTGTGGGTGAAAATTGatccttttttgcctaagtcaaaTGGTCCAATTTTAGAAGAATGTGGATTGGATTGTAATTAG